A single genomic interval of Arthrobacter sp. NicSoilB8 harbors:
- a CDS encoding aconitate hydratase, translating into MSIVDSFGSKGKLNVAGTEYEIFRLNSVEGAENLPFSLKVLLENLLRTEDGANITADHVRALAGWDPSAEPDTEIQFTPARVIMQDFTGVPCVVDLATMREAVKELGGDPKRVNPLAPAEMVIDHSVQIDAFGNSGALERNMEIEYQRNGERYQFLRWGQTAFDDFKVVPPGTGIVHQVNIEYLARTVMTREVDGALRAYPDTCVGTDSHTTMVNGLGVLGWGVGGIEAEAAMLGQPVSMLIPRVVGFKLTGSIPAGATATDVVLTITEQLRQHGVVGKFVEFYGEGVAAVPLANRATIGNMSPEFGSTAAMFPIDDVTLDYLRLTGRSDENVALVESYAKEQGLWHDPSREIKFSEYLELDLSTVVPSISGPKRPQDRIILTESKAQFREDLRNYVKEDLVGGSVDEAIDESFPASDSPSFTGSASHLTDQAPHSHGPKSNGRPSNKVSVTTADGREFELDHGAVSIASITSCTNTSNPSVMLAAALLARNAVDKGLTSKPWVKTSVAPGSKVVTDYYNKSGLTPYLEKLGFYIVGYGCATCIGNSGPLDAEISEAIQANDLSVTAVLSGNRNFEGRINPDVKMNYLASPPLVIAYALAGSMDFDFDNDALGQDEAGNDVFLKDIWPNPVEVQQVIDSSIDKEMFARGYEGVFDGDDRWKALDTPAGDTFAWDEKSTYVRKPPYFEGMKATPEPVQDITGARVLLKLGDSVTTDHISPAGSFKSDTPAGQYLLANGVERKDFNSYGSRRGNHEVMIRGTFANIRIKNQLLDGVEGGFTRDFTQADGPQAYVYDAAQNYQAAGTPLVVLAGKEYGSGSSRDWAAKGTALLGVKAVVAESYERIHRSNLIGMGVLPLQYPAGQNAASLGLTGTETFAVEGVTALNEGTTPKTLKVTATAEDGSVTSFDAVLRIDTPGEADYYRNGGILQYVLRQISA; encoded by the coding sequence ATGAGCATTGTGGACAGCTTCGGTTCAAAAGGCAAACTTAATGTAGCCGGTACCGAATACGAAATTTTCCGGTTGAACTCCGTTGAAGGTGCAGAAAACCTTCCGTTCAGCCTCAAGGTATTGCTTGAAAACCTGTTGAGGACCGAGGACGGCGCCAACATCACGGCCGACCACGTCCGAGCACTGGCCGGCTGGGACCCCAGCGCGGAGCCCGACACTGAAATCCAGTTCACGCCGGCGCGCGTGATCATGCAGGACTTCACTGGCGTGCCCTGCGTTGTGGACCTTGCCACCATGCGCGAGGCCGTCAAGGAACTCGGCGGAGACCCCAAGCGGGTCAACCCGCTGGCGCCGGCGGAAATGGTGATCGACCACTCCGTGCAGATCGATGCCTTCGGCAACTCCGGCGCACTGGAGCGCAACATGGAGATCGAATACCAGCGCAACGGCGAGCGTTACCAGTTCCTGCGCTGGGGCCAGACCGCATTTGATGACTTCAAGGTTGTCCCCCCGGGCACCGGCATCGTGCACCAGGTCAACATCGAGTACTTGGCCCGCACGGTCATGACCCGCGAAGTTGACGGGGCGCTGCGTGCGTACCCGGACACCTGCGTGGGCACCGACTCGCACACCACCATGGTCAACGGCCTGGGCGTGCTGGGCTGGGGCGTTGGCGGCATTGAGGCCGAGGCTGCCATGCTCGGCCAGCCCGTCTCCATGCTCATCCCGCGCGTCGTCGGCTTCAAGCTCACCGGCTCCATCCCGGCCGGCGCCACCGCCACCGACGTCGTCCTCACCATCACCGAACAGCTGCGCCAGCACGGCGTGGTCGGCAAGTTCGTGGAGTTCTACGGCGAAGGCGTCGCGGCTGTGCCGCTCGCCAACCGCGCCACCATCGGCAACATGAGCCCCGAGTTCGGCTCCACCGCCGCGATGTTCCCGATCGACGACGTCACCCTCGACTACCTGCGCCTCACCGGCCGGTCCGACGAGAACGTGGCCCTCGTGGAGTCCTACGCGAAGGAACAGGGCCTCTGGCACGATCCCTCCCGCGAGATCAAGTTCTCCGAGTACCTCGAGCTGGACCTGTCCACGGTTGTTCCGTCGATCTCCGGCCCGAAGCGCCCGCAGGACCGCATCATCCTCACCGAGTCCAAGGCCCAGTTCCGCGAGGACCTGCGCAACTACGTGAAGGAAGACCTGGTCGGCGGCAGCGTCGACGAAGCGATCGACGAGAGCTTCCCGGCTTCGGACTCGCCGTCCTTCACGGGCTCGGCAAGCCACCTCACGGACCAGGCCCCGCACTCCCACGGCCCGAAGTCCAACGGACGCCCGTCCAACAAGGTCAGCGTCACCACCGCAGACGGCCGCGAGTTCGAACTGGACCACGGTGCAGTCTCGATCGCCTCGATCACGTCCTGCACCAACACGTCCAACCCGTCCGTGATGCTGGCCGCCGCGCTGCTGGCCCGCAACGCCGTCGATAAGGGCCTGACCTCCAAGCCGTGGGTCAAGACCTCCGTGGCTCCCGGCTCCAAGGTGGTCACCGACTACTACAACAAGTCGGGCCTGACCCCGTACCTGGAGAAGCTCGGCTTCTACATCGTGGGCTACGGCTGCGCAACCTGCATCGGCAACTCCGGTCCGCTCGACGCCGAGATCTCCGAGGCTATCCAGGCCAACGACCTCTCCGTCACCGCGGTGCTCTCCGGCAACCGTAACTTCGAAGGCCGGATCAACCCGGACGTCAAGATGAACTACCTGGCCTCCCCGCCGCTGGTCATCGCCTACGCCCTGGCCGGTTCCATGGACTTCGACTTCGACAACGACGCCCTGGGCCAGGACGAGGCCGGCAACGACGTCTTCCTGAAGGACATCTGGCCGAACCCGGTCGAGGTCCAGCAGGTCATCGATTCCTCGATCGACAAGGAAATGTTTGCCCGCGGCTACGAGGGCGTATTCGACGGCGACGACCGCTGGAAGGCGCTCGACACCCCGGCCGGCGACACCTTCGCCTGGGATGAGAAGTCCACGTATGTCCGGAAGCCCCCGTACTTCGAGGGCATGAAGGCCACACCGGAACCGGTCCAGGACATCACCGGTGCACGCGTGCTGCTCAAGCTCGGTGACTCCGTCACCACCGACCACATCTCCCCGGCCGGTTCCTTCAAGTCGGACACCCCCGCCGGGCAGTACCTGCTGGCCAACGGTGTGGAGCGCAAGGACTTCAACTCCTACGGCTCACGCCGCGGCAACCACGAGGTCATGATCCGCGGCACGTTCGCGAACATCCGCATCAAGAACCAGCTCCTGGACGGCGTGGAGGGCGGCTTCACCCGCGACTTCACCCAGGCGGACGGCCCGCAGGCCTACGTCTACGACGCCGCCCAGAACTACCAGGCCGCCGGCACCCCGCTGGTTGTCCTGGCGGGCAAGGAGTACGGTTCCGGTTCGTCCCGTGACTGGGCCGCCAAGGGCACGGCGCTGCTGGGCGTCAAGGCCGTTGTCGCCGAGAGCTACGAGCGCATCCACCGCTCCAACCTGATCGGCATGGGCGTCCTGCCGCTGCAGTACCCGGCCGGCCAGAACGCCGCCAGCCTGGGCCTGACCGGCACGGAAACGTTCGCTGTTGAGGGCGTCACCGCCCTGAACGAAGGCACCACGCCGAAGACCCTCAAGGTCACGGCCACTGCCGAAGACGGTTCCGTCACGTCCTTCGACGCGGTCCTGCGCATCGATACCCCCGGCGAGGCGGACTACTACCGCAACGGCGGCATCCTGCAGTACGTCCTGCGTCAGATCTCCGCGTAG
- a CDS encoding TRAM domain-containing protein yields the protein MTPDTRTHTHNDLVVDVGPVAHGGHCVARHEGRVVFVRHGIPGEKVRVRLTDDGPTAKFWRADVVEVLEPSPDRVPHFWDLADSARSWAHRHPPVGGAELGHISLERQRSLKADVLAEQLKRLAGVELPPAGQTTVEPVGVAAGGGAERGTVPGLGWRTRAGFAVTPAGKLGMHAHRSDAILPVREMPLAVDGINALRLWEIDLQGIDRVEVAAPANGSRPLVLLVPAPGTRSKRLGGILSQLPDDVSVASLDPATGEVLQLRGRTYVQESAAGHDYRVTGDGFWQIHRDAPETLVGAVTGFLHDGGYLAPGSVVADLYAGAGLFTAPLADAVGVTGSVLSVEGAPGTSRDARKNLHDATQVEIVQGRVERVLRQKPRNFDALILDPPRAGAGKAVVKQLMDAGPRAIAYVSCDPASFARDLGYFRQGGWELSGLRAFDLYPHTHHMETVALLTRGR from the coding sequence ATGACCCCCGACACCCGGACGCATACCCACAACGACCTCGTCGTCGACGTCGGACCCGTCGCCCACGGCGGGCACTGCGTCGCCCGGCATGAGGGCCGCGTCGTCTTCGTCCGCCACGGCATCCCCGGCGAGAAAGTCCGCGTCCGGCTGACCGACGACGGCCCCACCGCCAAATTCTGGCGCGCCGACGTCGTGGAGGTCCTCGAGCCCTCACCGGACCGGGTGCCGCATTTCTGGGACCTCGCCGATTCCGCGCGCTCCTGGGCGCACCGGCATCCGCCCGTCGGCGGCGCCGAACTCGGCCACATCTCGCTGGAACGCCAGCGCAGCCTCAAGGCCGACGTCCTGGCCGAACAGCTCAAGCGGCTGGCCGGCGTCGAACTCCCGCCCGCAGGGCAGACCACGGTCGAACCAGTCGGCGTGGCTGCCGGAGGCGGCGCGGAACGCGGGACCGTCCCCGGCCTCGGCTGGCGGACCCGTGCAGGCTTTGCCGTGACCCCGGCCGGCAAGCTCGGCATGCATGCCCACCGTTCCGATGCCATCCTGCCCGTGCGCGAAATGCCGCTGGCCGTTGACGGCATCAACGCGCTCCGGCTCTGGGAAATCGACCTTCAGGGCATCGACCGCGTCGAGGTCGCCGCCCCCGCGAACGGCTCCCGGCCGCTCGTGCTGCTGGTACCCGCCCCCGGAACCCGGTCCAAGCGGCTCGGCGGCATCCTGTCCCAGCTGCCCGACGACGTCTCGGTGGCCAGCCTGGACCCCGCCACCGGCGAGGTGCTGCAGCTGCGCGGCCGCACGTATGTCCAGGAGTCCGCGGCGGGCCACGACTACCGGGTGACCGGCGACGGTTTCTGGCAGATCCACCGGGACGCCCCGGAGACGCTCGTCGGCGCCGTCACCGGCTTCCTGCACGACGGCGGCTACCTCGCGCCGGGCTCCGTGGTGGCGGACCTCTACGCCGGTGCCGGGCTGTTCACTGCGCCACTGGCCGACGCCGTGGGCGTGACAGGATCCGTGCTGTCGGTCGAGGGCGCACCGGGGACCAGCCGTGATGCGCGCAAGAACCTGCACGACGCCACCCAGGTCGAGATCGTCCAGGGCCGCGTCGAACGGGTGCTCCGGCAGAAACCGCGCAACTTCGACGCCCTCATCCTGGACCCGCCGCGCGCCGGCGCCGGCAAAGCCGTGGTCAAGCAGCTCATGGACGCCGGACCCCGGGCCATCGCCTACGTCTCCTGCGATCCGGCGTCGTTCGCCCGCGACCTCGGCTACTTCCGGCAGGGCGGCTGGGAACTCTCGGGGCTGCGGGCCTTCGACCTGTATCCGCACACCCACCACATGGAGACTGTGGCGCTACTGACTCGCGGGCGCTGA
- the dxs gene encoding 1-deoxy-D-xylulose-5-phosphate synthase gives MGILDTIRNPQDLSKLSEAQLDQLAAEVRDFLIGNVSQTGGHLGPNLGVVELTIAVHRIFDSPRDSIVFDTGHQSYVHKLLTGRHDFSTLRQQGGLSGYPDRGESEHDIVESSHASSSLSWADGISRARQLTGDGDRFVVAVVGDGALTGGMAWEAINNIAADKKRRVVIVVNDNGRSYAPTVGGFADHLASLRPTIDSLRAAPAYEGMLEWWKRKLQNGGPAGQFTYKSLHAMKKGIKDWWAPQGMFEDLGMKYIGPVDGHNLQAMENALATAKNYAGPVIVHAMTEKGHGYAPARAHEADQFHAVGIIDPETGAPAEVGGAKSWTAVFADEIADIADERKDIVGITGAMLIPVGLHKFAARHPERVFDVGIAEQHALTSAAGMAFGGLHPVVAVYATFLNRAFDQLLMDVALHKAGVTIVLDRAGVTGPDGASHHGMWDMAMVQIVPGLHLAAPRDATRLREELREAVAIEDAPSVIRYSKGSVGAEVEALERLSDGVDVLARRPAGSSENDVLIVSVGAMSELALDVANRLGAQGISSTVVDPRWLLPVRKSIIALASHHRLVICIEDGVRAGGVGSRIRQEMRAAGVDTALNEVGLPVEFLDHGTRSQVLERVGLTAQQITHDVVAQVLGTKVPFARPLPGQEHPSTGSLPLL, from the coding sequence TTGGGAATCTTGGACACCATCCGGAATCCGCAGGACCTGAGTAAGTTGTCCGAGGCGCAGCTGGATCAGCTGGCAGCCGAAGTCAGGGATTTCCTGATCGGCAACGTCTCCCAAACGGGAGGACACCTGGGCCCGAACCTCGGCGTCGTCGAGCTCACCATCGCGGTGCACCGGATCTTCGATTCCCCCCGCGACAGCATCGTCTTCGACACCGGGCACCAGTCCTACGTGCACAAGCTCCTCACCGGACGCCATGACTTCAGCACGCTCCGCCAGCAGGGCGGCCTGTCCGGCTACCCCGACCGCGGGGAATCCGAGCACGACATCGTCGAAAGCTCGCACGCGTCCTCCTCGCTGTCCTGGGCCGACGGCATCTCCCGCGCCCGGCAGCTGACCGGCGACGGCGACCGCTTCGTCGTCGCGGTGGTCGGCGACGGCGCACTGACCGGCGGCATGGCCTGGGAGGCCATCAACAACATCGCGGCGGACAAGAAGCGCCGCGTTGTCATTGTGGTCAACGACAACGGCCGCTCCTACGCCCCGACCGTCGGCGGCTTCGCCGACCACCTGGCGTCCCTGCGCCCCACCATCGATTCCCTGCGCGCCGCCCCCGCCTACGAAGGCATGCTCGAATGGTGGAAGCGCAAACTCCAGAACGGCGGCCCCGCGGGCCAGTTCACCTACAAGAGCCTGCACGCCATGAAGAAGGGCATCAAGGACTGGTGGGCCCCGCAAGGCATGTTCGAGGACCTCGGCATGAAGTACATCGGTCCCGTGGACGGCCACAACCTCCAGGCCATGGAAAACGCCCTCGCCACGGCCAAGAACTATGCCGGCCCCGTCATCGTTCACGCCATGACGGAAAAGGGCCACGGCTACGCGCCCGCCCGCGCCCATGAAGCGGACCAGTTCCACGCAGTGGGAATCATCGATCCGGAGACCGGCGCACCCGCCGAGGTCGGCGGCGCCAAATCGTGGACCGCCGTCTTCGCCGATGAAATCGCCGACATCGCCGACGAGCGCAAGGACATCGTCGGCATCACCGGGGCCATGCTGATTCCGGTGGGGCTGCACAAGTTCGCCGCCCGGCACCCGGAGCGCGTGTTCGACGTCGGCATCGCCGAACAGCACGCCCTCACCTCGGCCGCCGGCATGGCGTTCGGCGGACTGCACCCGGTGGTCGCGGTCTACGCGACCTTCCTGAACCGGGCCTTCGACCAGCTGCTGATGGACGTGGCCCTGCACAAGGCCGGCGTCACGATCGTCCTGGACCGGGCCGGCGTCACCGGACCCGACGGCGCGAGCCACCACGGCATGTGGGACATGGCCATGGTCCAGATCGTCCCCGGGCTGCACCTCGCGGCACCGCGCGACGCCACCCGGCTGCGGGAGGAACTGCGCGAGGCCGTGGCCATCGAAGACGCCCCCAGCGTGATCCGCTACTCCAAGGGCAGCGTCGGCGCCGAGGTTGAGGCGCTCGAACGCCTGAGCGACGGCGTGGACGTGCTGGCCCGCCGCCCCGCCGGCTCAAGCGAGAACGACGTCCTGATCGTGAGCGTGGGCGCCATGTCCGAACTCGCGCTGGACGTCGCCAACCGTCTCGGAGCCCAAGGCATCAGCTCCACCGTGGTCGATCCCCGCTGGCTGCTCCCGGTCCGGAAGTCCATCATCGCCCTGGCCTCCCACCACCGCCTCGTCATCTGCATCGAGGATGGCGTGCGGGCCGGCGGCGTCGGCTCCCGAATCCGCCAGGAAATGCGGGCCGCCGGGGTGGACACCGCCCTCAACGAGGTCGGCCTGCCCGTGGAGTTCCTCGACCACGGCACCCGCAGCCAGGTGCTCGAACGCGTCGGGCTGACCGCCCAGCAGATCACGCACGACGTCGTCGCGCAGGTACTGGGCACGAAGGTGCCGTTTGCGCGGCCCCTGCCCGGCCAGGAACACCCCAGCACCGGCAGTCTGCCGCTGCTGTAG
- a CDS encoding APC family permease encodes MLTIFNAVKRVLVGKPFRNDRLAHTLLPKRIALPIFASDALSSVAYAPDEILLTLALAGVSAVAISPLVGLAVMVVLLTVVASYRQNVHAYPSGGGDYEIANVNLGKYAGLTVASALLVDYVLTVAVSMSSAATYLTTAVPSLHGQQAAIATIGVVILALVNLRGIREAGSVFAVPTYIFMASILGMTAVGVFQAVTGQLGQAPSAAFTIVPEPGFDEGLVGLAGAFLLLRAFSSGAAALTGVEAISNGVPNFQKPKSQNAATTLLLLGVIASAMLAGIIYLANATKVHIVLDPATEFLLNGKPLEEGYIQNPAISQIAQTVFGEGSIPFYIVVAATGVILVFASNTAFNGFPVLGSILAQDGYLPRQLRTRGDRLAFSNGVLALAAGALVLIIAFNADVTKLIQLYIVGVFISFTMSQLGMIRHWGRELKLSKESSVRLRIIKSRTINTVGFCMTALVLVIVLITKFTQGAWIALLAMFVLFLIMWSIRAHYDNVAKELAVDEDSSPRALPTRVHAVLLVSHVRKPVLRALAYARASRPSRLDAITVDISPEETEATVADWEKLEIPVPLTVLASPFRETVTPIMEYIKNMRRDSPRDLIVVYIPEYVVGKWWEQLVHNQTALRIKTRLHFEPGVMVASVPWQLKSSEEAKKLQDIQ; translated from the coding sequence GTGCTGACAATTTTCAATGCCGTGAAGCGGGTGCTGGTAGGCAAGCCCTTCCGGAACGACCGTCTGGCCCACACCCTCTTGCCGAAGCGGATCGCGCTTCCCATTTTCGCCTCGGACGCGCTGTCCTCCGTGGCCTATGCGCCGGATGAAATCCTCCTGACCCTGGCCCTGGCCGGCGTGAGTGCGGTGGCCATCTCGCCCTTGGTGGGCCTCGCCGTCATGGTGGTGCTCCTGACCGTCGTGGCCTCCTACCGCCAAAACGTCCACGCCTACCCCTCCGGCGGCGGCGACTACGAGATCGCCAACGTGAACCTGGGCAAGTATGCGGGCCTCACCGTAGCCTCCGCGCTGCTGGTTGACTACGTGCTGACCGTGGCCGTGTCCATGTCGTCCGCCGCGACCTACCTGACCACCGCAGTGCCCTCCCTGCATGGGCAACAGGCCGCGATTGCCACGATCGGCGTCGTGATCCTGGCGCTCGTGAACCTGCGCGGCATCCGCGAGGCCGGCAGCGTGTTCGCCGTGCCGACCTACATCTTCATGGCATCCATCCTCGGCATGACCGCCGTCGGGGTCTTCCAGGCCGTGACCGGCCAGCTGGGGCAGGCGCCCTCGGCAGCCTTCACGATCGTGCCGGAGCCGGGCTTCGACGAGGGACTCGTCGGGCTGGCCGGCGCGTTCCTGCTGCTGCGGGCTTTCTCCTCGGGCGCCGCGGCCCTGACCGGCGTCGAGGCGATCAGCAACGGCGTGCCCAACTTCCAGAAGCCCAAGAGCCAAAACGCGGCGACCACGCTGCTGCTGCTCGGGGTGATCGCCTCCGCCATGCTCGCCGGCATCATCTACCTGGCCAACGCCACCAAGGTGCACATCGTGCTGGATCCGGCAACGGAGTTCCTCCTGAACGGCAAGCCGTTGGAAGAGGGCTATATCCAGAACCCTGCCATCAGCCAGATCGCGCAGACGGTCTTCGGCGAGGGATCCATCCCGTTCTACATCGTGGTGGCCGCCACCGGCGTCATCCTGGTGTTCGCCTCCAACACGGCATTCAACGGCTTCCCGGTGCTCGGCTCGATCCTCGCGCAGGACGGCTACCTGCCGCGGCAGCTGCGCACCCGCGGCGACCGGCTGGCCTTCAGCAACGGCGTCCTGGCCCTGGCGGCCGGCGCCCTCGTCCTGATCATCGCCTTTAACGCGGACGTCACAAAGCTCATCCAGCTCTACATCGTGGGCGTCTTCATCTCCTTCACCATGAGCCAGCTGGGCATGATCCGGCACTGGGGCCGGGAACTGAAACTGTCCAAGGAATCATCCGTGCGGCTGCGCATCATCAAGTCCCGGACCATCAACACCGTGGGCTTCTGCATGACCGCACTGGTGCTCGTGATCGTCCTGATCACCAAGTTCACCCAGGGCGCCTGGATCGCGCTGCTGGCCATGTTCGTGCTGTTCCTGATCATGTGGAGCATCCGGGCGCACTATGACAACGTGGCCAAGGAACTCGCCGTGGACGAGGACTCCTCACCGCGCGCCCTGCCCACCCGGGTCCACGCGGTGCTTCTCGTCTCGCACGTCCGCAAACCGGTCCTGCGCGCGCTCGCCTACGCCCGCGCCTCACGCCCGTCGCGGCTGGACGCCATCACCGTGGACATCAGCCCGGAAGAGACCGAGGCGACCGTCGCGGACTGGGAGAAACTCGAAATTCCGGTGCCGCTGACCGTGCTCGCCAGCCCGTTCCGCGAAACGGTGACTCCGATCATGGAGTACATCAAGAACATGCGCCGGGATTCACCGCGCGACCTGATCGTCGTCTACATCCCGGAGTACGTCGTGGGCAAGTGGTGGGAGCAGCTGGTCCACAACCAGACCGCGCTGCGCATCAAGACCCGGCTTCACTTCGAGCCCGGCGTCATGGTGGCCAGCGTGCCGTGGCAGCTCAAGTCGTCCGAAGAAGCAAAGAAACTGCAGGATATCCAATGA